A window from Cryptomeria japonica chromosome 1, Sugi_1.0, whole genome shotgun sequence encodes these proteins:
- the LOC131051801 gene encoding linoleate 9S-lipoxygenase A-like, giving the protein MNVKSLLNNISAPKIPTIPLTSQNGNAEKFEIKGEVVLMKAYLADVTDYSATIADTVSELLGRKVFLQLVSSDKIDQDSGLGKKGEEESISWNPLDGPIAGDSKFSVSFTWNADLGVPGALMVRNSHPREFFLRSLTLSAVPGKLPALRFVCNSWIYPYYLFSKTDRVFFSTQSHLPNETPAGLLTLRKRELASLRGNGTGERKFYDRVYDYDLYNDLGNPDSNPDLRREVLGGSQDLPYPRRCRTGRARCKTDRKFESLPLLSTTQYFIPPDEKFPHINLSDYRSNLVRALAKKVVPTIKSIFGDEFHSLQDVRDIYSKGIPKSINNVMDLSRDLIPLQMVKGLLSTQDQALIHFTVPQVIKADEHAWKTDEEFARQVLSGLNPMAIQCLQSFPPSSSLDAQLYGPQESCITAEHIERNLDGLTVQQALEAKRLFILDYYDAYMPYIERINKESDHRKMYASRTLFFLTDQGILRVVAIELCLPHTSLTQCESNVYTPGQEGEEGALWLLAKAHSRVNDAGYHQLISHWLRTHAVIEPFIIATHRQLSKMHPLHKLLLPHYFDTMDINQSARQILINANGVIEEGFTPYRYAIELSSKAYKHWKLNEQGLPADLIKRGMAVEDSTAPHGLRLVIEDYPYAVDGLEIWGALKQWVSDYVSLYYKSDDAIKEDAEVQAWWKEAVNVGHGDLKNESGWYQMESVEEAVEAITTIIWIASAHHAAVNFGQYAYGGYMPNLPTLSRRLIPEQHSLDYAEMMNDPEGFMLSSVSTPNQATTVMAVLELLSKHSTDEAYLGQVKGSTHELTDDEGIEQAFGKFSATLAGVEKNVSERNKNSNLKNRYGPSQVPYTLLYPGTTDLSKQGGLTGRGIPNSVSI; this is encoded by the exons ATGAATGTCAAAAGTTTATTGAATAACATCTCTGCTCCAAAAATTCCAACAATTCCATTGACCTCTCAAAATGGGAATGCGGAGAAGTTTGAAATCAAAGGAGAAGTGGTGTTAATGAAAGCATATCTTGCGGATGTTACCGACTACTCTGCCACGATAGCGGACACGGTCTCTGAATTGCTCGGGCGGAAAGTCTTTCTTCAGCTCGTTAGTAGCGACAAGATTGATCAAG ATTCGGGATTGGGGAAGAAAGGAGAGGAGGAATCAATAAGCTGGAACCCACTGGATGGTCCCATCGCTGGTGACTCGAAATTCTCCGTCAGCTTCACATGGAACGCTGATCTGGGAGTGCCCGGTGCATTGATGGTGAGGAACTCGCACCCGAGGGAGTTCTTCTTGAGATCGCTCACTCTTTCTGCTGTACCCGGCAAACTTCCAGCGCTACGTTTTGTGTGTAACTCCTGGATCTACCCTTACTATTTATTCAGCAAAACCGACCGGGTCTTCTTTTCTACTCAG AGCCATCTTCCCAATGAAACGCCGGCGGGGTTGTTAACGTTGAGAAAGAGAGAGCTGGCTTCTCTGCGAGGAAATGGGACCGGAGAGAGAAAGTTTTACGATCGTGTGTATGACTACGATCTTTACAATGATCTCGGTAACCCAGACAGCAATCCTGATCTCCGCAGGGAGGTGCTCGGTGGATCGCAGGACCTTCCTTATCCCAGAAGATGTAGAACTGGACGTGCCCGGTGTAAAACAG ATCGGAAGTTCGAGAGCTTGCCTCTGTTGTCCACCACCCAATACTTCATTCCGCCAGACGAGAAGTTCCCTCATATCAATCTGTCCGACTACAGGTCTAATTTGGTGCGAGCCTTGGCCAAAAAGGTGGTACCCACCATCAAATCCATATTTGGCGATGAGTTCCACTCGCTGCAAGACGTGAGAGATATTTACAGCAAAGGAATCCCCAAGTCTATCAACAACGTCATGGATCTTAGTCGAGACCTAATTCCTCTTCAAATGGTGAAAGGATTGCTCAGCACACAGGACCAAGCTCTCATACACTTCACAGTTCCCCAAGTCATTAAGG CTGACGAACATGCGTGGAAGACTGACGAAGAGTTTGCACGCCAAGTTCTTTCCGGTCTCAATCCCATGGCCATTCAATGTCTGCAG AGCTTTCCTCCATCAAGCAGCTTGGACGCCCAGTTATATGGCCCTCAAGAGAGTTGTATAACGGCAGAGCATATCGAGAGAAACCTTGATGGGCTTACCGTGCAGCAG GCTTTGGAAGCAAAAAGACTGTTTATTTTGGACTACTACGACGCGTACATGCCCTACATCGAACGCATTAACAAAGAATCAGATCATCGTAAAATGTACGCTTCCCGCACTCTCTTCTTCCTCACAGACCAAGGAATTCTGAGGGTTGTTGCGATCGAGTTGTGCTTGCCTCACACCAGTCTCACCCAATGTGAAAGTAATGTTTATACCCCTGGCCAAGAGGGAGAAGAAGGCGCTCTGTGGCTGCTCGCCAAAGCACATTCAAGAGTTAATGATGCCGGTTATCACCAGTTAATCAGTCATTG GCTAAGAACTCATGCTGTCATCGAGCCTTTCATCATTGCTACTCACAGGCAGCTAAGCAAAATGCATCCCCTTCACAAACTATTACTCCCTCATTATTTTGACACCATGGACATTAATCAATCTGCCCGGCAGATTCTGATTAATGCAAATGGTGTTATTGAAGAAGGATTCACACCCTACAGATACGCCATAGAGTTGTCCTCTAAAGCATATAAACACTGGAAACTCAATGAACAAGGCTTGCCCGCCGATCTAATCAAAAG AGGGATGGCAGTTGAAGACTCAACGGCACCTCACGGACTGAGGCTTGTGATAGAAGACTACCCATATGCAGTTGACGGTCTGGAGATCTGGGGTGCTTTAAAGCAATGGGTGAGTGATTATGTGTCTCTCTACTACAAGAGCGACGATGCAATCAAGGAAGACGCAGAAGTGCAAGCATGGTGGAAGGAGGCGGTGAATGTGGGGCATGGAGACCTGAAGAATGAAAGTGGATGGTATCAGATGGAGTCAGTGGAGGAAGCGGTGGAAGCGATTACAACCATCATTTGGATTGCATCTGCTCACCATGCAGCCGTCAACTTTGGGCAATATGCGTACGGAGGATACATGCCCAATCTCCCCACCCTCAGCAGACGCCTCATTCCTGAGCAACATTCCCTTGACTACGCCGAAATGATGAATGACCCAGAGGGGTTTATGCTCTCATCTGTCTCCACCCCCAACCAGGCCACCACGGTGATGGCGGTGTTGGAGCTTCTGTCGAAGCATTCAACGGATGAAGCCTACTTAGGGCAGGTGAAGGGATCCACTCATGAATTGACTGACGATGAGGGCATCGAACAAGCGTTTGGAAAATTCTCTGCAACTCTGGCGGGCGTGGAGAAAAATGTGTCAGAGAGGAACAAAAATTCCAACCTGAAGAACAGGTATGGGCCCTCCCAGGTTCCGTACACGCTGCTCTATCCGGGCACTACTGATCTCTCCAAGCAGGGCGGATTGACCGGCAGGGGAATTCCAAACAGCGTTTCTATTTAA